The Bicyclus anynana chromosome Z, ilBicAnyn1.1, whole genome shotgun sequence genome window below encodes:
- the LOC112047971 gene encoding alpha-tubulin N-acetyltransferase isoform X1: MDYNMMPVNYILNDQITKLNYTLIPPGFQGDVRTMRMMQENLSKLIDRLGEQSAAAQALNRVITTAEKLRNSPDHLLYLLKDSQAKGGNGELIGLLKVGRKHLFLFDDQDKVREVEPLCILDFFVLPDRQRHGYGKVLFDHMLNGLNTSANKLAIDGPSAKMEQFIRKNYGVERLIRQSNNFAVPPDFFSIVSESKSGRCTPVMTGAVGRFSAPKPQSIIGNVIHGDEYQEANNAFLRWYDNKQVTSRAPSPSVEVEPTAYTAEHLDTETNSVRSPSPMKMNNEDAAKADQEKLPNIQKSPERPSTLKVEPVSGNPAPALSPAGSTTSRRASQLTDRGYFDVKFYHNKLW, encoded by the exons ATGGACTACAATATGATGCcagtaaattacattttaaacgATCAAATTACAAAGTTAAACTATACTCTGATTCCACCTGGATTTCAAGGAGACGTCCGAACTATGAG AATGATGCAAGAAAACCTTTCGAAGTTGATTGATCGGTTGGGGGAACAGTCAGCTGCAGCTCAAGCCCTAAACAGAGTAATTACCACAGCAGAAAAGCTACGGAATTCACCAGACCACCTCTTATATCTGTTAAAAGACAGTCAGGCTAAAGG GGGCAATGGTGAATTGATTGGCCTGCTGAAAGTAGGTCGGAAACATCTCTTCTTATTCGACGATCAAGACAAAGTGCGCGAAGTTGAACCTCTGTGCATCCTCGACTTTTTCGTTTTGCCAGACCGGCAGAGACACGGCTACGGAAAAGTTTTGTTCGACCACATGCTTAAT GGCCTGAATACATCAGCCAACAAGCTGGCAATTGATGGTCCTTCAGCCAAAATGGAGCAATTCATAAGGAAAAATTATGGCGTTGAGCGCCTGATTCGCCAAAGCAACAACTTTGCTGTTCCGCCGGATTTCTTCTCCATAGTTTCGGAAAG CAAGTCAGGGCGTTGCACTCCAGTGATGACGGGCGCAGTCGGCCGGTTTTCAGCTCCGAAACCGCAGTCCATCATAGGCAAT GTTATCCATGGTGACGAGTACCAGGAGGCTAACAATGC CTTTCTCCGTTGGTATGATAATAA GCAGGTAACTTCACGAGCACCAAGCCCCTCTGTAGAAGTTGAACCAACAGCATACACTGCAGAACACTTAGACACTGAAACAAACAGTGTAAGATCACCGTCACCGATGAAAATGAACAATGAGGATGCTGCCAAGGCGGACCAAGAAAAACTACCTAACATTCAAAAAAGTCCTGAAAGACCTTCGACTCTCAAAGTGGAGCCAGTTTCCGGGAATCCTGCCCCGGCTCTGTCGCCCGCAGGTTCCACTACGTCCCGCCGCGCGTCGCAACTAACAGATCGCGGCTACTTCGATGTGAAGTTCTACCACAACAAGCTGTGGTAA
- the LOC112048462 gene encoding uncharacterized protein LOC112048462: protein MAYNLNERFPPPAKPFKLLDPGAYQNTQRPLRLNKVPFLSKCKRGSDLGTRIWTHALYNTALPTKIQNCTTLMSNVPRFSYDLLSKEDIERILCQCGEDNPCQCFTEEVICQGKVKKKLFKGITPKSTISAFLNRNKINKKQDSPPFYDARALESTAFYHGCKWSKWSQRDKKMADVTPGPASYTIESEPRYETLCAEKLRSSRRKHSKQYRFIEMVQRRNLTEKRPGPADYSPNSPRGTDMKCLGDKAVRFVSGKYDIKPGPTAYYIKRDFDKLEPPEKFSRTKLPSPSFFGVKAERFKFRHDKDDFNLGITGSLCMVRKKLLDLHSTVLKNQNVIQR from the exons ATGGCTTATAACTTAAACGAAAGGTTTCCCCCGCCGGCGAAACCATTCAAGCTTTTGGACCCTGGAGCTTATCAAAATACACAACGACCTTTACGTTTAAATAAAGTTCCGTTCCTCTCAAAATGTAAACGTGGTTCCGACCTTGGTACTAGAATATGGACACACGCCCTTTACAATACTGCTTTACCTACAAAAATTCAGAATTGCACTACTTTAATGTCTAATGTTCCTCGATTTTCTTACGACTTGCTAAGTAAGGAAGACATAGAAAGGATTCTTTGCCAATGTGGTGAGGATAATCCATGTCAATGTTTTACTGAAGAAGTAATTTGTCAGGGTAAAGtcaaaaagaaattatttaagGGTATAACACCCAAATCTACAATTTCTGCCTTTTTgaatagaaataaaatcaataagaaacaagaTTCACCGCCATTCTATGACGCGAGGGCTCTTGAATCTACTGCTTTTTACCATGGATGTAAATGGAGTAAGTGGTCACAAAGGGACAAAAAAATGGCAGATGTTACTCCCGGCCCCGCATCCTATACTATTGAATCTGAACCAAGGTATGAGACGCTCTGTGCTGAAAAATTAAGATCTTCAAGGCGTAAACATTCAAAACAGTATCGGTTTATAGAAATGGTGCAGCGTCGAAATCTTACCGAGAAAAGACCTGGACCGGCAGATTATTCTCCTAATTCACCTAGAGGGACAGATATGAAATGCTTAGGTGATAAAGCAGTGAGATTTGTTAGTGGTAAATATGATATAAAACCTGGACCTACTGCATACTATATAAAAAGAGACTTTGACAAACTTGAACCCCCAGAAAAATTCAGTCGCACGAAGTTGCCAAGCCCATCATTTTTTGGAGTTAAAGCAGAAAGATTCAAATTTCGTCATGAC AAGGACGATTTCAACCTTGGTATAACTGGATCCCTGTGCATGGTAAGGAAAAAACTCCTGGACCTACATTCTACTGTCTTGAAAAACCAAAATGTTATCCAGCGGTAA
- the LOC112047971 gene encoding alpha-tubulin N-acetyltransferase isoform X2, giving the protein MDYNMMPVNYILNDQITKLNYTLIPPGFQGDVRTMRMMQENLSKLIDRLGEQSAAAQALNRVITTAEKLRNSPDHLLYLLKDSQAKGGNGELIGLLKVGRKHLFLFDDQDKVREVEPLCILDFFVLPDRQRHGYGKVLFDHMLNGLNTSANKLAIDGPSAKMEQFIRKNYGVERLIRQSNNFAVPPDFFSIVSESKSGRCTPVMTGAVGRFSAPKPQSIIGNVIHGDEYQEANNAQVTSRAPSPSVEVEPTAYTAEHLDTETNSVRSPSPMKMNNEDAAKADQEKLPNIQKSPERPSTLKVEPVSGNPAPALSPAGSTTSRRASQLTDRGYFDVKFYHNKLW; this is encoded by the exons ATGGACTACAATATGATGCcagtaaattacattttaaacgATCAAATTACAAAGTTAAACTATACTCTGATTCCACCTGGATTTCAAGGAGACGTCCGAACTATGAG AATGATGCAAGAAAACCTTTCGAAGTTGATTGATCGGTTGGGGGAACAGTCAGCTGCAGCTCAAGCCCTAAACAGAGTAATTACCACAGCAGAAAAGCTACGGAATTCACCAGACCACCTCTTATATCTGTTAAAAGACAGTCAGGCTAAAGG GGGCAATGGTGAATTGATTGGCCTGCTGAAAGTAGGTCGGAAACATCTCTTCTTATTCGACGATCAAGACAAAGTGCGCGAAGTTGAACCTCTGTGCATCCTCGACTTTTTCGTTTTGCCAGACCGGCAGAGACACGGCTACGGAAAAGTTTTGTTCGACCACATGCTTAAT GGCCTGAATACATCAGCCAACAAGCTGGCAATTGATGGTCCTTCAGCCAAAATGGAGCAATTCATAAGGAAAAATTATGGCGTTGAGCGCCTGATTCGCCAAAGCAACAACTTTGCTGTTCCGCCGGATTTCTTCTCCATAGTTTCGGAAAG CAAGTCAGGGCGTTGCACTCCAGTGATGACGGGCGCAGTCGGCCGGTTTTCAGCTCCGAAACCGCAGTCCATCATAGGCAAT GTTATCCATGGTGACGAGTACCAGGAGGCTAACAATGC GCAGGTAACTTCACGAGCACCAAGCCCCTCTGTAGAAGTTGAACCAACAGCATACACTGCAGAACACTTAGACACTGAAACAAACAGTGTAAGATCACCGTCACCGATGAAAATGAACAATGAGGATGCTGCCAAGGCGGACCAAGAAAAACTACCTAACATTCAAAAAAGTCCTGAAAGACCTTCGACTCTCAAAGTGGAGCCAGTTTCCGGGAATCCTGCCCCGGCTCTGTCGCCCGCAGGTTCCACTACGTCCCGCCGCGCGTCGCAACTAACAGATCGCGGCTACTTCGATGTGAAGTTCTACCACAACAAGCTGTGGTAA